In Candidatus Paceibacterota bacterium, the following proteins share a genomic window:
- a CDS encoding class I SAM-dependent methyltransferase: MNKTATYHKNNICFDYPATLKKIESVFDFDVPGLKILDLGCGDGRLSAELVRKGHEVWGVDIFPNGIEDAKKKGINAIEADIEAKLPFQDSAFDLVLALDTLEHLYDEEGVLKEVFRILKADGKVIISYPNQFDLRNRLNMLFGGGIIHWSHRKYKNVHSWSYGHIRFLLYDELEELLSVCGFYPKSIQFNFMAGGILPRRLIPSFIRKTMLRLWPQVLTGKYVILADKKKGPIKNKIYISHTEPGM; the protein is encoded by the coding sequence ATGAATAAAACCGCCACATATCATAAAAACAATATTTGCTTCGATTATCCGGCAACTCTAAAAAAAATAGAGTCGGTATTCGATTTTGATGTACCAGGATTAAAGATATTGGATCTGGGATGCGGCGATGGAAGGCTCAGCGCCGAGCTTGTCCGAAAGGGTCATGAAGTTTGGGGTGTTGATATATTTCCAAATGGGATCGAGGATGCGAAAAAGAAGGGGATAAACGCCATTGAGGCGGACATCGAGGCAAAGCTTCCTTTTCAAGATTCAGCATTCGATCTGGTTTTGGCGCTGGACACACTTGAACATCTATACGACGAAGAGGGGGTGTTGAAGGAGGTTTTTCGCATATTGAAAGCGGATGGAAAGGTTATTATCTCATATCCCAACCAATTTGATCTTCGGAACCGCCTGAACATGCTTTTTGGCGGCGGGATCATTCATTGGTCGCATAGGAAATATAAAAATGTCCATTCTTGGTCATATGGGCATATCAGATTTTTGCTTTATGATGAGCTTGAAGAGCTTCTTAGTGTCTGCGGTTTCTATCCTAAAAGTATTCAATTTAATTTTATGGCAGGAGGTATCTTGCCGCGAAGATTGATCCCGTCGTTTATCAGAAAAACGATGCTAAGGCTGTGGCCTCAGGTCCTGACGGGAAAATATGTCATTTTGGCCGACAAGAAGAAAGGCCCGATTAAAAATAAGATCTATATTTCACATACGGAGCCGGGAATGTAA
- a CDS encoding septum formation initiator family protein, with amino-acid sequence MIKKRKSIIRRVLSFKLFFLAGICVAFVFGPALGGEFYRNYQIEKEIGSLKGEIAAMENNNYELSKLVEYYNTEEYKEIEARKRLGVKKEGESVAIIKQGVQSENIEQGGLEIINNDNYPNYLKWWNYFFENEEK; translated from the coding sequence ATGATAAAAAAAAGAAAAAGCATTATAAGAAGGGTGTTGTCTTTTAAGCTTTTTTTTCTTGCAGGGATTTGCGTAGCTTTTGTTTTCGGCCCGGCCTTGGGCGGAGAATTCTATCGCAATTATCAGATCGAAAAAGAGATCGGATCGCTCAAGGGTGAAATTGCGGCGATGGAGAATAACAACTATGAACTTTCAAAACTTGTGGAGTATTATAACACGGAAGAATATAAGGAAATAGAGGCAAGAAAACGGCTGGGCGTAAAAAAAGAAGGAGAAAGCGTGGCGATCATAAAGCAGGGAGTTCAAAGCGAAAACATTGAACAGGGCGGCCTAGAAATAATCAACAACGACAATTATCCGAATTATCTGAAATGGTGGAACTACTTCTTTGAAAATGAGGAAAAATAA
- the gyrB gene encoding DNA topoisomerase (ATP-hydrolyzing) subunit B: protein MVEKQEKKPEVKKSEYGAKQIQVLEGLAPVRKRPGMYIGGTGLDGLHHLIWEVVDNSIDEAMAGYCNNIEIELMEGNRVRETDNGRGIPVEKHPQTKKSTLETVLTILHAGGKFGGEGYKVSGGLHGVGVSVVNALSSYMRAEVKREGKLWMQEYNAGKPRAIVKPIGKANGTGTTIIFEADKEIFPEIKYEWDRIIQRMRQQAYLTKGVKIKIIDSREGKDKRKTYAFYFDGGVVSYVKQLNEGKEIKNEIPFHVEKESEGVMTEIAMQYNDSYKEHIFAFANNIHTVDGGTHVAGFKAALTRTFNSFARKKGYLKEKDENLASEDIMEGLTAVISIKLRDPQFEGQTKAKLGNANVKSIVASVMSEGLDAYLEENPNDAKEILGKCILTAKARAASRAARETIIRKGALEGMTLPGKLSDCSERKAENCELYLVEGDSAGGSAKQGRNRAFQAILPLRGKILNVEKARLDRMLTSNEIKNLIIAMGVGVGDQYDITRLRYNRIIIMTDADVDGAHIRTLLLTLFYRYFETLVTGGHIYIAQPPLFKVQAGKEFKYVFTEEEKNSAVSGFRLKLDQKKTNSKKGKIKEEAQNEKEAIEGSEEEMTDGAATEGEMKGISIQRYKGLGEMNPTQLWETTMNPETRMMKRVTVEDAEEADSVFDILMGSEVEPRKKFIQTHAKKVKNLDI from the coding sequence ATGGTTGAAAAACAAGAAAAAAAACCCGAGGTGAAGAAAAGCGAATATGGCGCAAAACAGATCCAGGTTTTGGAAGGGCTCGCGCCGGTAAGAAAAAGGCCGGGAATGTACATCGGAGGAACCGGACTTGACGGTCTGCATCATCTGATCTGGGAAGTTGTCGATAATTCCATCGACGAAGCGATGGCGGGATATTGCAATAATATCGAAATAGAGCTGATGGAAGGAAACCGGGTCAGGGAAACGGACAACGGACGAGGCATTCCGGTCGAGAAACATCCGCAGACAAAAAAATCAACTCTTGAAACGGTTCTCACCATTCTTCATGCCGGCGGAAAATTCGGCGGAGAAGGTTACAAGGTATCGGGAGGTCTTCATGGCGTCGGCGTAAGCGTCGTTAATGCTCTTTCAAGCTATATGCGCGCCGAAGTGAAAAGAGAGGGGAAGCTTTGGATGCAGGAATATAATGCAGGAAAGCCAAGGGCGATCGTGAAGCCGATCGGGAAGGCGAACGGAACCGGAACGACGATAATTTTTGAGGCTGATAAAGAGATATTTCCGGAAATTAAATATGAGTGGGACAGGATAATCCAAAGAATGAGACAGCAGGCATATCTTACTAAGGGCGTGAAGATCAAGATCATAGATTCAAGAGAGGGAAAGGACAAAAGAAAGACCTACGCATTTTATTTTGATGGCGGAGTTGTTTCTTATGTGAAGCAGTTGAATGAAGGAAAGGAAATAAAAAATGAAATACCATTTCATGTCGAAAAGGAATCAGAAGGCGTTATGACGGAAATTGCAATGCAATACAACGATAGCTATAAAGAGCATATTTTTGCCTTTGCCAACAACATCCACACTGTGGACGGAGGAACTCATGTTGCCGGATTCAAGGCTGCTCTGACGAGAACCTTTAATTCTTTTGCAAGGAAGAAAGGGTATTTGAAAGAAAAAGATGAAAACTTGGCCAGTGAAGATATTATGGAAGGTCTTACCGCCGTGATAAGCATCAAGCTGAGGGATCCTCAATTCGAAGGCCAGACCAAGGCAAAACTTGGCAATGCAAATGTGAAGTCGATCGTTGCAAGCGTTATGTCGGAAGGACTGGATGCATATCTTGAAGAAAATCCGAATGATGCGAAAGAGATCCTCGGGAAGTGTATTTTGACGGCCAAGGCAAGAGCCGCTTCAAGGGCAGCCAGAGAAACGATCATCAGAAAAGGCGCGCTGGAAGGCATGACTCTTCCCGGAAAACTCTCGGATTGCAGTGAAAGAAAAGCGGAGAACTGTGAGCTATATCTTGTCGAGGGAGACAGCGCAGGAGGAAGCGCGAAGCAAGGCAGGAATAGGGCATTTCAGGCGATCCTTCCGCTTCGAGGAAAAATACTTAATGTCGAAAAAGCGAGGCTGGACAGGATGCTGACCTCAAATGAAATAAAAAATCTGATCATTGCCATGGGTGTCGGGGTTGGGGATCAATATGATATTACCAGATTGAGATATAATCGGATAATTATAATGACAGATGCTGACGTTGACGGTGCTCACATTAGGACTTTGCTCTTGACGCTGTTCTATAGATATTTCGAAACATTGGTAACCGGCGGGCATATTTATATCGCCCAGCCGCCTCTTTTCAAAGTCCAGGCCGGAAAGGAATTCAAATATGTTTTCACAGAAGAAGAAAAAAATTCTGCGGTAAGCGGTTTCAGGCTGAAGCTTGATCAGAAAAAAACAAACAGCAAAAAAGGCAAGATAAAAGAAGAGGCGCAGAATGAAAAAGAAGCCATTGAGGGTTCTGAGGAAGAGATGACAGATGGTGCGGCGACTGAGGGCGAAATGAAGGGGATAAGCATTCAAAGATACAAAGGTCTTGGAGAAATGAACCCGACTCAGCTTTGGGAGACGACAATGAACCCCGAAACCCGCATGATGAAAAGAGTTACGGTTGAGGATGCGGAAGAAGCAGATTCGGTATTTGATATATTGATGGGAAGCGAGGTCGAGCCGAGAAAGAAGTTCATCCAGACCCATGCCAAGAAGGTGAAGAATCTGGATATATAA
- the pheT gene encoding phenylalanine--tRNA ligase subunit beta — MKISYNWLKEYVDISVTPEKLAELFTMHSFEVESLTVQGKGLENVVVGEVLEKKKHPDADKLNLVKVKVNEGEPLEIVCGAPNIDVGQKVPVALLGAELPCGMKIEKRKVRGIYSCGMVCAEDELGLSDKHSEIIVLDKDSKIGMPAKDAMGLDDAIFEIAILPNRAHDLLSHMGVAREAGALTNAKLKIKNEKLRTETSNSSESLKVEIIDEDLCRRYSAAIVKGIEIKPSPKWLKKRLESVGVRSINNIVDITNYVMFYLGQPMHAFDADKLNGKIIVRKAKKGEKILALDDKEYELSENDLVIADEQKPIAIAGVMGGSETAVSDRTKNIIFESANFLGVNIRKTSQRLKLSSESSYRFEREIDPELTLQAIGMAIALTKELAGGEAIEPIVDAYLKPVSNKKISFDYGRVEKLLGISIAQEKAKEILEGLGFAVLQNGENMEVTVPTFRIDVERANDIIEEIARINGYENIPEVPSNVQMRSVKQDKEMILEKGMRLVMEGLGFTEAYNYSFLSERDINGMGLKKDDHYELQNPLSDDHRFLRTTLAFGLIKNAGLNSKYRDNFRIFEVGREYLMTGQDLPEERKVLAAILADKNAKTDLFYDLKGKVDVLLRKFGFEKAIYKEIQSPESFWHKGRSAEIAADGKIVGRLGEINPMTLNFFDAGCRAAYFELYVVDVVGLGRDEKRYKQINRLPSVQLDLAIVFDESIKWDDIRRIIMKADNALIRNVETFDVYRGKGLEKGKKSVAFRITYQAQDRTLKDEEAKAVQDKVVKELDKIGGKIRN; from the coding sequence ATGAAAATTTCATACAATTGGCTAAAGGAATATGTTGATATAAGCGTAACTCCTGAAAAACTGGCGGAGCTTTTTACGATGCATTCTTTTGAGGTTGAAAGCCTGACTGTTCAGGGAAAGGGCCTTGAAAATGTGGTTGTGGGAGAAGTGCTTGAAAAGAAAAAACATCCGGATGCGGATAAGCTTAATCTTGTGAAGGTGAAGGTGAATGAAGGCGAGCCGCTTGAGATCGTCTGCGGAGCGCCGAATATCGATGTCGGACAAAAAGTTCCCGTCGCACTGCTTGGCGCCGAGCTTCCATGCGGTATGAAGATCGAAAAAAGAAAAGTGCGGGGAATCTATTCGTGCGGAATGGTCTGTGCGGAAGATGAACTCGGACTTAGCGACAAGCACAGCGAGATCATCGTTCTCGATAAGGATTCAAAGATAGGAATGCCTGCGAAGGATGCAATGGGGCTTGATGATGCCATTTTTGAGATCGCAATACTGCCGAATCGCGCGCATGACCTTCTTAGTCATATGGGCGTGGCAAGAGAGGCGGGAGCTCTTACAAATGCAAAGTTAAAAATTAAAAATGAAAAGTTAAGGACAGAAACTTCAAATTCAAGCGAATCACTGAAGGTTGAGATTATAGATGAAGATCTGTGCAGGAGATATTCGGCGGCGATTGTGAAGGGGATAGAAATAAAGCCGTCTCCGAAGTGGCTGAAAAAAAGGCTTGAAAGCGTCGGCGTAAGATCCATAAACAACATTGTCGATATCACAAATTACGTTATGTTCTACTTGGGCCAGCCCATGCATGCTTTTGATGCGGACAAATTGAATGGAAAGATCATCGTACGCAAGGCTAAAAAAGGGGAGAAGATATTGGCACTGGATGATAAGGAATATGAGCTGAGCGAAAATGATCTTGTGATAGCGGATGAGCAAAAGCCGATCGCGATCGCGGGAGTGATGGGCGGAAGCGAAACTGCCGTGAGTGACAGGACGAAGAATATAATTTTCGAGTCGGCTAACTTTCTGGGCGTGAACATCCGAAAAACATCTCAGCGGCTGAAGCTTTCCAGTGAATCTTCGTATAGATTTGAACGCGAGATCGATCCGGAACTGACGCTCCAAGCGATCGGGATGGCAATTGCATTAACGAAAGAACTGGCCGGCGGAGAAGCGATCGAACCTATCGTTGATGCATATTTGAAGCCTGTTTCGAATAAAAAAATATCGTTTGATTATGGAAGAGTGGAAAAGCTTCTCGGAATATCTATTGCGCAAGAGAAAGCGAAAGAGATCCTGGAGGGATTGGGTTTCGCGGTTTTGCAGAATGGGGAGAATATGGAAGTAACGGTTCCGACATTCAGGATAGATGTCGAAAGGGCTAATGATATCATCGAGGAGATCGCGAGGATCAACGGATATGAGAACATTCCGGAAGTTCCATCGAATGTCCAAATGAGATCAGTGAAACAGGACAAGGAAATGATCCTTGAGAAAGGGATGCGTCTTGTAATGGAAGGGCTGGGATTCACTGAGGCATATAATTATTCATTCCTGAGCGAGAGAGATATAAACGGAATGGGACTGAAAAAGGATGATCACTATGAGCTTCAAAATCCGCTCAGCGATGACCATAGATTTCTCAGAACGACATTGGCCTTCGGATTGATCAAGAATGCGGGCCTAAATTCGAAGTATAGGGATAATTTCCGGATATTCGAGGTTGGAAGAGAGTATCTGATGACGGGGCAGGACCTTCCGGAGGAACGAAAAGTGCTTGCTGCGATATTGGCGGATAAGAATGCAAAGACGGATCTTTTCTATGATCTCAAGGGAAAGGTTGATGTGCTTCTCCGGAAATTCGGATTCGAAAAAGCGATCTATAAGGAAATACAATCGCCTGAATCTTTCTGGCACAAGGGAAGGTCCGCAGAAATAGCCGCTGATGGAAAAATTGTCGGCAGACTGGGCGAGATAAATCCGATGACATTGAATTTTTTTGATGCGGGATGCCGAGCGGCATATTTTGAACTATATGTTGTCGATGTCGTCGGTCTGGGCAGAGATGAAAAAAGATATAAGCAAATAAACCGGCTGCCTTCTGTTCAGCTTGATCTTGCGATCGTGTTCGATGAAAGCATAAAATGGGATGATATAAGAAGAATAATCATGAAAGCCGATAATGCATTGATAAGGAATGTCGAGACTTTTGACGTTTATCGCGGAAAAGGGCTTGAAAAAGGAAAGAAAAGCGTTGCCTTCAGGATAACCTATCAGGCGCAAGACCGAACGCTCAAAGACGAAGAGGCGAAAGCGGTGCAGGATAAAGTCGTGAAAGAGCTTGATAAGATCGGAGGAAAAATAAGAAATTAA
- the pheS gene encoding phenylalanine--tRNA ligase subunit alpha: MKNKLEKIKINALKDLKKIASSDELEAFRVKYLGRKSELTAVLRNLKDLPGEEKKSVGEKANEIREVIEAGIEQREAEIKNKEFGEMEEKERIDVTYPGAKMEEGHLHPLTQTRYAIEEIFKSMGFLVVEDREIEDEFHNFDALNMPKDHPARDMQDTFWLKSGAVPRTQTSSVQIRFMEKNKPPFRIVSPGRVFRKEASDATHESNFHQIECLMVDEAGSITVSSFKAVLHEFMKGLFGTDVKVRLRPSYFPFVEPGFETDVSCPYCGQKGCRICKNSGWIELGGSGIVNQKVFTSVGFPEDKYEGFAFGFGLERMAMIKFGIDDIRLFHSGDLRFLEQF; encoded by the coding sequence ATGAAAAATAAACTTGAGAAGATAAAAATAAATGCCTTGAAAGATCTGAAAAAGATCGCAAGCTCGGACGAACTTGAGGCTTTCAGGGTGAAATATCTCGGAAGGAAGAGCGAGCTTACTGCTGTGCTCCGCAATCTGAAAGATCTTCCGGGTGAGGAGAAGAAAAGCGTCGGAGAAAAGGCGAATGAGATAAGAGAAGTGATTGAAGCGGGAATCGAACAGCGGGAGGCGGAAATAAAGAATAAGGAATTCGGGGAAATGGAAGAAAAAGAAAGGATCGATGTCACATATCCTGGCGCAAAGATGGAAGAAGGGCATCTCCATCCATTGACTCAGACGAGATATGCGATCGAGGAGATATTCAAGTCGATGGGATTTTTGGTCGTGGAAGACAGGGAGATCGAAGACGAGTTCCATAATTTCGATGCTTTGAATATGCCTAAAGATCATCCGGCGCGCGACATGCAGGACACATTCTGGCTGAAAAGCGGTGCAGTTCCAAGAACGCAGACATCTTCTGTTCAGATAAGATTTATGGAAAAGAATAAACCGCCATTTCGCATAGTTTCTCCTGGAAGAGTGTTCAGGAAAGAGGCTTCAGATGCGACGCATGAATCGAATTTCCATCAGATCGAGTGCCTGATGGTGGATGAAGCAGGATCGATCACAGTTTCCAGTTTCAAAGCGGTTCTTCATGAATTTATGAAAGGTCTCTTCGGCACTGATGTGAAAGTCAGACTTCGACCGAGTTATTTCCCTTTTGTCGAGCCTGGATTTGAGACGGATGTAAGCTGTCCATATTGCGGACAAAAAGGATGCAGAATTTGCAAAAATTCCGGATGGATCGAGCTTGGCGGATCAGGGATAGTGAATCAGAAGGTATTTACGTCGGTTGGGTTTCCGGAAGATAAATATGAAGGTTTTGCTTTCGGATTCGGACTGGAGAGAATGGCGATGATAAAATTCGGGATCGACGACATAAGACTATTCCATTCAGGCGATCTGAGATTTCTAGAGCAATTTTAG
- a CDS encoding Nif3-like dinuclear metal center hexameric protein, giving the protein MSVKRDEIIEYLNEYLKVKDFQDYCHNGLQIEGKEDVSKVITGVTMSMALIGEAIKEKAEMIIVHHGIFLRDIPSPLQLGGLYKARIKEILHNDINFAGYHLPLDAHPVIGNNISLCKLFGMKKCRPFDVGFVGELDEAVDLAEFVKIVNDRLQTGSLVLPYGKNRVKKIAVISGGSSVDFKQAFDRGADVFIGGDIREEVVRKIEEIRFNFINAGHYNTEKLGIQNLGKLIEKRFKIKAEFIDIPCDV; this is encoded by the coding sequence ATGAGTGTTAAAAGAGACGAAATAATTGAATATTTGAATGAATATTTGAAGGTTAAAGATTTTCAGGATTATTGTCATAATGGTCTTCAGATAGAGGGAAAAGAAGATGTTTCTAAGGTTATTACGGGAGTCACTATGAGCATGGCTCTTATTGGAGAAGCCATAAAAGAGAAGGCAGAAATGATCATTGTCCATCATGGAATATTTCTGAGGGATATACCTTCTCCTCTTCAGCTTGGGGGTTTGTATAAGGCAAGAATAAAAGAGATATTACATAATGATATAAATTTTGCAGGGTATCATCTTCCTTTGGATGCTCATCCCGTGATAGGAAATAATATCAGCCTGTGTAAATTATTTGGAATGAAAAAGTGCAGGCCATTTGATGTTGGTTTTGTCGGAGAACTTGATGAGGCGGTTGATCTTGCTGAATTTGTGAAAATCGTTAATGACAGATTGCAAACCGGAAGTTTAGTTTTGCCTTATGGAAAGAATAGAGTAAAGAAGATCGCTGTTATTTCTGGCGGGTCATCTGTTGACTTTAAGCAGGCATTTGATCGGGGAGCGGATGTCTTTATTGGAGGAGACATCAGGGAGGAGGTTGTCCGGAAGATAGAGGAGATAAGATTCAATTTTATAAACGCCGGACATTATAATACGGAAAAATTAGGCATTCAGAATCTGGGTAAGCTGATCGAAAAGAGATTCAAGATCAAGGCCGAATTTATAGATATACCGTGCGATGTATAG
- the fni gene encoding type 2 isopentenyl-diphosphate Delta-isomerase, with amino-acid sequence MSITKRKEDHIEICLKEGSGFCKKSGFEKYELLHNAIADFNFEDIDISSDFLGKKIDHPIIISSITGGCERARKINTNLAIAADRLNIAMSCGSQKAMIKDKKQACTYEIRSVAPGILYMGNIGLDYLKNYENFAKIRSAIKSINADGVFVHLNLAQELVQAEGERNFADSTQNLTNFVKFMDLPVITKEVGFGISGKTAKILERTGVRAIDVAGAGGTSWTRVESFRQADSGLANRFSEWGIPTAESLVQCRKAVKMPIIASGGIYDGITACKAFALGADLVGLAGPLLKAANISPEKVIEYLDNFILELKTAMMLVGARNLNELKNNKEIIYKVV; translated from the coding sequence ATGAGCATAACTAAGAGAAAAGAAGATCATATTGAGATCTGTTTGAAAGAGGGATCGGGGTTTTGTAAAAAAAGCGGATTCGAGAAATATGAGCTTTTGCACAATGCAATAGCTGATTTTAATTTTGAAGACATAGATATCTCGTCCGATTTTTTGGGAAAGAAGATCGATCATCCGATCATCATTTCTTCGATTACGGGAGGTTGCGAGAGGGCAAGAAAGATAAATACGAACTTGGCCATTGCCGCTGACAGGTTGAATATTGCAATGAGCTGCGGATCGCAAAAAGCGATGATAAAAGACAAAAAACAGGCTTGTACATATGAGATCAGAAGCGTTGCGCCGGGCATTCTATACATGGGAAACATAGGGCTGGATTACTTGAAAAATTATGAGAATTTTGCTAAAATTAGGTCAGCCATAAAGAGCATAAATGCCGATGGGGTTTTTGTGCATTTGAATCTTGCGCAAGAGCTGGTTCAGGCGGAAGGAGAGCGTAATTTCGCTGATTCTACGCAAAATCTGACTAATTTCGTCAAATTCATGGATTTGCCTGTAATCACTAAAGAGGTCGGTTTCGGGATATCCGGAAAGACAGCAAAAATATTGGAAAGAACCGGAGTGCGGGCGATCGATGTTGCGGGAGCGGGAGGAACAAGCTGGACGAGGGTTGAGAGTTTCAGACAAGCCGACAGCGGGCTCGCAAACAGGTTCTCGGAATGGGGGATCCCAACCGCAGAGAGCCTTGTTCAATGCAGGAAAGCCGTAAAAATGCCTATAATAGCAAGCGGAGGCATATATGACGGGATCACGGCATGCAAGGCGTTTGCGCTTGGCGCGGATCTGGTCGGTTTGGCAGGGCCGCTTCTCAAAGCCGCAAACATCAGTCCGGAAAAAGTCATCGAATATCTGGATAATTTTATACTGGAACTCAAGACAGCGATGATGCTTGTCGGCGCGAGGAATTTGAATGAATTAAAGAACAATAAAGAGATAATTTATAAAGTTGTATAA